The proteins below are encoded in one region of Saccopteryx leptura isolate mSacLep1 chromosome 1, mSacLep1_pri_phased_curated, whole genome shotgun sequence:
- the PSMD13 gene encoding 26S proteasome non-ATPase regulatory subunit 13 isoform X1, whose product MKDVPGFLQQSQSSGPGEAAVWHRLEELYTKKLWHQLTLQVLDFVQDPCFAQGDGLIKLYENFISEFEHRVNPLSLVEIILHVVRQMTDPNVALTFLEKTREKVKSSDEAVILCKTAIGALKLNIGDLQVTKETIEDIEEMLSTLPGVTSVHSRFYDLSSKYYQTIGSHASYYKDALRFLGCVDIKDLPVPEQQERAFTLGLAGLLGEGVFNFGELLMHPVLESLRGTDRQWLIDTLYAFNSGNVERFQTLKAAWGQQPDLAANEAQLLRKIQLLCLMEMTFTRPANHRQLTFEEIAKSAKISVNEVELLVMKALSVGLVKGSIDEVDRRVHMTWVQPRVLDLQQIKGMKDRLEFWCTDVKSMEMLVEHQAHDILT is encoded by the exons ATGAAGGATGTACCCGGCTTCCTACAGCAGAGCCAGAGCTCTGGGCCAGGAGAGGCCGCCGTGTGGCACCGTCTGGAGGAGCTCTACACGAAGAA GTTGTGGCATCAGCTGACACTTCAGGTACTTGACTTTGTGCAGGACCCATGCTTTGCCCAAGGAGATGGTCTCATTAAG CTTTATGAAAACTTCATTAGTGAATTTGAACACAG GGTGAACCCTTTGTCCCTGGTGGAAATAATTCTTCATGTAGTCAGACAGATGACGG ATCCTAACGTAGCTCTTACTTTCCTGGAGAAGACGCGTGAGAAG GTGAAAAGTAGCGACGAGGCCGTGATCCTGTGTAAAACCGCAATTGGAGCCCTAAAATTAAACATCGGGGACCTACAGGTTACAAAG GAGACGATCGAGGACATCGAAGAAATGCTGAGCACCCTCCCCGGTGTGACGTCGGTCCACAGTCGCTTCTATGACCTCTCGAGCAAATACTACCAGACGATCGGCAGCCACGCATCCTACTATAAGGACGCTCTGCGGTTTCTGGGCTGTGTGGACATCAAGGACCTCCCAG TGCCGGAGCAGCAGGAGAGAGCGTTCACGCTGGGACTGGCAGGGCTTCTCGGCGAGGGAGTGTTTAACTTCGGAGAACTT CTCATGCACCCCGTGTTGGAGTCGCTGAGGGGCACTGACCGGCAGTGGCTGATTGACACCCTTTATGCCTTCAACAGCGGCAACGTCGAGAGATTCCAGACTCTGAAGGCCGCCTGGGGTCAGCAG CCTGACCTCGCTGCCAACGAAGCTCAGCTTCTGAGGAAAATCCAGCTCTTGTGCCTCATGGAG atgacttTCACAAGACCTGCCAATCACAGACAACTCACTTTTGAAGAAATTGCCAAAAGTGCTAAGATCAGTGTGAACGAG GTGGAGCTGCTGGTGATGAAGGCGCTCTCGGTGGGGCTGGTGAAAGGCAGCATCGACGAGGTGGACAGGCGGGTCCACATGACCTGGGTGCAGCCCCGCGTGCTGGACCTGCAGCAG ATCAAGGGGATGAAGGACCGCCTGGAGTTCTGGTGCACTGATGTCAAGAGCATGGAGATGCTGGTGGAGCACCAGGCCCACGACATCCTCACCTAG
- the SIRT3 gene encoding NAD-dependent protein deacetylase sirtuin-3, mitochondrial isoform X2 — translation MALWARRAVRALRLWGPGGERAWARRPRIAGGKTPISLSAGASSVFGNGGDSQKEKLFLQDIAELIRARACQRVVVMVGAGISTPSGIPDFRSPGTGFYSSLQHCDVPYPEAIFELTYFFHNPKPFFTWARDMFPGSYRPNVIHYFLRLLHDKGLLLRLYTQNIDGLERASGIPDSKLVEAHGSFASATCTVCLRNFPGEDFWAAVRGDSIPRCTVCTGVVKPDIVFFGEALPQRFWLHVVDFPSADLLLILGTSLQVEPFASLSEAVRSSVPRLFMNREAVGPLAWHPRSKDVVQLGDLVDSVERLVELLGWTEELKDLVQRETGKLSGRDR, via the exons ATGGCGCTGTGGGCTCGGCGTGCTGTTCGCGCTCTAAGGCTCTGGGGCCCGGGCGGTGAGCGGGCCTGGGCCCGTCGGCCTCG TATTGCAGGTGGAAAGACACCCATATCGCTTTCTGCTGGTGCCTCAAGTGTCTTTGGAAATGGAGGTGACAGTCAGAAGGAGAAGCTCTTCCTTCAGGACATCGCTGAGCTGATTCGAGCCAGGGCCTGCCAGAGGGTGGTGGTCATGGTGGGGGCTGGCATCAGCACTCCCAGCGGCATCCCAGACTTCAG GTCTCCAGGGACTGGCTTCTACAGCAGCCTCCAGCACTGTGATGTCCCGTACCCGGAGGCCATTTTTGAACTCACGTACTTCTTTCACAACCCCAAGCCCTTTTTCACATGGGCCAGGGACATGTTCCCTGGGAGCTACAGGCCCAACGTCATTCACTACTTCCTCCGACTGCTGCACGACAAGGGGCTGCTGCTGCGGCTCTACACACAGAACATCGACGGGCTGGAGCGAG CGTCGGGCATCCCTGACTCCAAGCTGGTTGAAGCTCATGGGTCCTTTGCCTCTGCCACGTGCACTGTCTGCCTCAGAAACTTCCCAGGGGAGGACTTCTGG GCCGCTGTGAGGGGGGACAGCATCCCCCGCTGCACAGTCTGCACGGGCGTGGTGAAGCCCGACATCGTGTTCTTTGGGGAGGCGCTGCCCCAGAGGTTTTGGCTGCATGTGGTGGATTTCCCCTCCGCAGACCTACTGCTCATCCTGGGGACCTCCTTGCAG GTGGAACCTTTCGCCAGCCTGTCTGAGGCCGTGCGCAGCTCCGTGCCCCGACTGTTCATGAACCGGGAAGCAGTGGGGCCCTTGGCCTGGCATCCTCGCAGTAAGGACGTGGTGCAGCTGGGGGACCTGGTTGACAGCGTGGAAAGGCTGGTGGAACTGCTGGGCTGGACGGAAGAGCTGAAGGACCTTGTCCAGCGGGAGACCGGGAAG CTCAGTGGACGGGACAGATAG
- the PSMD13 gene encoding 26S proteasome non-ATPase regulatory subunit 13 isoform X2: MKDVPGFLQQSQSSGPGEAAVWHRLEELYTKKLWHQLTLQVLDFVQDPCFAQGDGLIKLYENFISEFEHRVNPLSLVEIILHVVRQMTDPNVALTFLEKTREKVKSSDEAVILCKTAIGALKLNIGDLQVTKETIEDIEEMLSTLPGVTSVHSRFYDLSSKYYQTIGSHASYYKDALRFLGCVDIKDLPVPEQQERAFTLGLAGLLGEGVFNFGELPDLAANEAQLLRKIQLLCLMEMTFTRPANHRQLTFEEIAKSAKISVNEVELLVMKALSVGLVKGSIDEVDRRVHMTWVQPRVLDLQQIKGMKDRLEFWCTDVKSMEMLVEHQAHDILT; the protein is encoded by the exons ATGAAGGATGTACCCGGCTTCCTACAGCAGAGCCAGAGCTCTGGGCCAGGAGAGGCCGCCGTGTGGCACCGTCTGGAGGAGCTCTACACGAAGAA GTTGTGGCATCAGCTGACACTTCAGGTACTTGACTTTGTGCAGGACCCATGCTTTGCCCAAGGAGATGGTCTCATTAAG CTTTATGAAAACTTCATTAGTGAATTTGAACACAG GGTGAACCCTTTGTCCCTGGTGGAAATAATTCTTCATGTAGTCAGACAGATGACGG ATCCTAACGTAGCTCTTACTTTCCTGGAGAAGACGCGTGAGAAG GTGAAAAGTAGCGACGAGGCCGTGATCCTGTGTAAAACCGCAATTGGAGCCCTAAAATTAAACATCGGGGACCTACAGGTTACAAAG GAGACGATCGAGGACATCGAAGAAATGCTGAGCACCCTCCCCGGTGTGACGTCGGTCCACAGTCGCTTCTATGACCTCTCGAGCAAATACTACCAGACGATCGGCAGCCACGCATCCTACTATAAGGACGCTCTGCGGTTTCTGGGCTGTGTGGACATCAAGGACCTCCCAG TGCCGGAGCAGCAGGAGAGAGCGTTCACGCTGGGACTGGCAGGGCTTCTCGGCGAGGGAGTGTTTAACTTCGGAGAACTT CCTGACCTCGCTGCCAACGAAGCTCAGCTTCTGAGGAAAATCCAGCTCTTGTGCCTCATGGAG atgacttTCACAAGACCTGCCAATCACAGACAACTCACTTTTGAAGAAATTGCCAAAAGTGCTAAGATCAGTGTGAACGAG GTGGAGCTGCTGGTGATGAAGGCGCTCTCGGTGGGGCTGGTGAAAGGCAGCATCGACGAGGTGGACAGGCGGGTCCACATGACCTGGGTGCAGCCCCGCGTGCTGGACCTGCAGCAG ATCAAGGGGATGAAGGACCGCCTGGAGTTCTGGTGCACTGATGTCAAGAGCATGGAGATGCTGGTGGAGCACCAGGCCCACGACATCCTCACCTAG
- the SIRT3 gene encoding NAD-dependent protein deacetylase sirtuin-3, mitochondrial isoform X1 — protein sequence MATGNAHSHPAPRRAGQAGSVVRGSARRLVVRVTAPLCPEVVRLPSAGRAAEGVERAGAWLCGLGLCDPPFLQRRRWYIAGGKTPISLSAGASSVFGNGGDSQKEKLFLQDIAELIRARACQRVVVMVGAGISTPSGIPDFRSPGTGFYSSLQHCDVPYPEAIFELTYFFHNPKPFFTWARDMFPGSYRPNVIHYFLRLLHDKGLLLRLYTQNIDGLERASGIPDSKLVEAHGSFASATCTVCLRNFPGEDFWAAVRGDSIPRCTVCTGVVKPDIVFFGEALPQRFWLHVVDFPSADLLLILGTSLQVEPFASLSEAVRSSVPRLFMNREAVGPLAWHPRSKDVVQLGDLVDSVERLVELLGWTEELKDLVQRETGKLSGRDR from the exons ATGGCGACCGGAAATGCTCACTCACATCCGGCGCCGCGCCGCGCGGGGCAGGCCGGGAGCGTCGTCCGCGGCTCGGCGCGCCGGCTGGTTGTCAGGGTAACTGCGCCTCTGTGCCCGGAGGTCGTCCGCCTGCCCTCAGCTGGCCGCGCCGCTGAAGGGGTGGAGCGTGCGGGCGCGTGGCTGTGTGGCCTCGGCCTTTGCGACCCGCCGTTTCTCCAGCGGAGACGATGGTA TATTGCAGGTGGAAAGACACCCATATCGCTTTCTGCTGGTGCCTCAAGTGTCTTTGGAAATGGAGGTGACAGTCAGAAGGAGAAGCTCTTCCTTCAGGACATCGCTGAGCTGATTCGAGCCAGGGCCTGCCAGAGGGTGGTGGTCATGGTGGGGGCTGGCATCAGCACTCCCAGCGGCATCCCAGACTTCAG GTCTCCAGGGACTGGCTTCTACAGCAGCCTCCAGCACTGTGATGTCCCGTACCCGGAGGCCATTTTTGAACTCACGTACTTCTTTCACAACCCCAAGCCCTTTTTCACATGGGCCAGGGACATGTTCCCTGGGAGCTACAGGCCCAACGTCATTCACTACTTCCTCCGACTGCTGCACGACAAGGGGCTGCTGCTGCGGCTCTACACACAGAACATCGACGGGCTGGAGCGAG CGTCGGGCATCCCTGACTCCAAGCTGGTTGAAGCTCATGGGTCCTTTGCCTCTGCCACGTGCACTGTCTGCCTCAGAAACTTCCCAGGGGAGGACTTCTGG GCCGCTGTGAGGGGGGACAGCATCCCCCGCTGCACAGTCTGCACGGGCGTGGTGAAGCCCGACATCGTGTTCTTTGGGGAGGCGCTGCCCCAGAGGTTTTGGCTGCATGTGGTGGATTTCCCCTCCGCAGACCTACTGCTCATCCTGGGGACCTCCTTGCAG GTGGAACCTTTCGCCAGCCTGTCTGAGGCCGTGCGCAGCTCCGTGCCCCGACTGTTCATGAACCGGGAAGCAGTGGGGCCCTTGGCCTGGCATCCTCGCAGTAAGGACGTGGTGCAGCTGGGGGACCTGGTTGACAGCGTGGAAAGGCTGGTGGAACTGCTGGGCTGGACGGAAGAGCTGAAGGACCTTGTCCAGCGGGAGACCGGGAAG CTCAGTGGACGGGACAGATAG
- the SIRT3 gene encoding NAD-dependent protein deacetylase sirtuin-3, mitochondrial isoform X3 translates to MALWARRAVRALRLWGPGGERAWARRPRSPGTGFYSSLQHCDVPYPEAIFELTYFFHNPKPFFTWARDMFPGSYRPNVIHYFLRLLHDKGLLLRLYTQNIDGLERASGIPDSKLVEAHGSFASATCTVCLRNFPGEDFWAAVRGDSIPRCTVCTGVVKPDIVFFGEALPQRFWLHVVDFPSADLLLILGTSLQVEPFASLSEAVRSSVPRLFMNREAVGPLAWHPRSKDVVQLGDLVDSVERLVELLGWTEELKDLVQRETGKLSGRDR, encoded by the exons ATGGCGCTGTGGGCTCGGCGTGCTGTTCGCGCTCTAAGGCTCTGGGGCCCGGGCGGTGAGCGGGCCTGGGCCCGTCGGCCTCG GTCTCCAGGGACTGGCTTCTACAGCAGCCTCCAGCACTGTGATGTCCCGTACCCGGAGGCCATTTTTGAACTCACGTACTTCTTTCACAACCCCAAGCCCTTTTTCACATGGGCCAGGGACATGTTCCCTGGGAGCTACAGGCCCAACGTCATTCACTACTTCCTCCGACTGCTGCACGACAAGGGGCTGCTGCTGCGGCTCTACACACAGAACATCGACGGGCTGGAGCGAG CGTCGGGCATCCCTGACTCCAAGCTGGTTGAAGCTCATGGGTCCTTTGCCTCTGCCACGTGCACTGTCTGCCTCAGAAACTTCCCAGGGGAGGACTTCTGG GCCGCTGTGAGGGGGGACAGCATCCCCCGCTGCACAGTCTGCACGGGCGTGGTGAAGCCCGACATCGTGTTCTTTGGGGAGGCGCTGCCCCAGAGGTTTTGGCTGCATGTGGTGGATTTCCCCTCCGCAGACCTACTGCTCATCCTGGGGACCTCCTTGCAG GTGGAACCTTTCGCCAGCCTGTCTGAGGCCGTGCGCAGCTCCGTGCCCCGACTGTTCATGAACCGGGAAGCAGTGGGGCCCTTGGCCTGGCATCCTCGCAGTAAGGACGTGGTGCAGCTGGGGGACCTGGTTGACAGCGTGGAAAGGCTGGTGGAACTGCTGGGCTGGACGGAAGAGCTGAAGGACCTTGTCCAGCGGGAGACCGGGAAG CTCAGTGGACGGGACAGATAG